The Colletotrichum destructivum chromosome 8, complete sequence genome includes the window ACTAAAGacaaggagagagagagaggctgtATCGAACGTCGCCCGAGGGGAACCAAATCGTCGGTCGTCGGGAAAAGGTTGTCGAGATGGGGGGTCAGGTTTGGCGGAGAGtcaggcgaggaagatgcgAATCGAGTTCTCGAATAACAGAGGCGGCGTGGTCGTGGATCAGGATCAAAATCAAGATCAGGATCTTAATCGTGGGTTGCGCGGCAGGAGGGGCGAATCCAAGGTCGGTTCGGTCGGTATGGATGGAATGCAAGGTGGGAAGCAATGGGAGGGAATGTGGTGGATGGGCGGTAGGTactaggtaaggtaaggtatCTGTAGTACCAAGTgtctaggtaggtagattACAGTGGTAAACCGGGTCCTGGAAATAATGTGACTGCCTGAAGCTTGATGATGAATGGCtgggggggggcgggagacGAAGCAGCTGCTCACGTCAGGCCTTTTGGGCAGTCGGGGGGATAAACGGGGGTCCTGTTTTGCTGCTGAGGACTCGGTCACTGCACTGCGTGCTACGCTGTCTTGGCTGTCAGGTGCAGAAAGGGACGGGGCCACCTATGACCCCGATGGATTCTGACCTCACTGCGGGCGTGGCAGATTACCTAAGAATCTTCTGCACCACCTTGTATGGAGGTACCTTCGATTTGGATTCCAGTATGCAAAGGTACCTTTCCACCTTCCTGTCTTTCCCCTGCCCCTCGGGTGAGACGCCGGAGCGGTCTATGGTTTATCCGCTCAGTATCGCAACCTCGCGTCACTGAACTAGGATAATCCCTGTAGGCTTGTTAGTGACATATCGGCCGAATCCCTTCCTTCTGGTACTTACACTAGATCGCCGTGAAAACTGATTTCATCCGCGCTTGATTTCAGCTCAGAACGAAATCACTAAATCGCAAATCATGATGGCAGACTCACCGATGAGGGCGCGGTCATTTACGAATGTTTTGAGCACTCTCCCAGCTCAGCAGCATCCCCTCTCCGTCAGGAAACGAGCTTTCATTCAGCGTTGACGCATCCTGACCGGCTCCTTGAGTTGATCGAAGCCTCCAACGAAATCGTCGAGTCTTACAAGCCTAGTTCGACAGACCACAAAACTGCCAACATTCTGCAATTATTTCTGAAATTTCTCTCCAAGCATGGACAACTGGAGTTAATGCTTGACATCGAGACTATTGGCCGGGACGACGCCAAACTCCAGCTCCTGGCAAAGCATCTAGTTGACGCCATCTTGAAGCCCAGTGAATAATCTCATTATCCGAACACTTCTCCCATAATACATTGCTAACCGATATATACCCTCAGTGAAACTTGCTGGGGGTGTCAAATCTGACGCATCGGCTACCTCATCGCCTGTCCCAACTATCGCAGACGCTATCGCCGACTCATCGACTCAACTTAGACCCTTAAACGGACACAGCCTGGAGACCGTGAAGGCGCACTGCCTGCAGCGTGATGGATTTCGCTGCACCTATAGCCACATATTCGATCGCCGAAGCGCTTTCGACAAAAAGGTTGTCCCGCCTGCTGATGCGTTTGTGCAAGGAACACATCTCACGCACATTCTTCCGCTCGGCCTTGGAAAGTTCAATAATGCGGATGGAAGGCAAAAAAAAGCAAGCGATGTGTTATGGTTCGCGTTGTACCGCTATTTTCCAGGGTTGAAGGGGAAAATTGGCCCGGAAACCCTGAATCAATACCAAAACTTGATCACCTTCGCTATCGGCGTTCATGCTACATTTGATGGTTACTTCATCGCCTTCGACCCCCTCCCTCAGCAGGTGAGTGGAAGTCTCCTTTTGCGCCTTGAGTTTTTGTTGACTTGTGAACTTTTCCAGTGTCAAAATGTGACTAATTCATCTCACCTAGATGCATCGCTACGAGATCAAGTGGTTTACGCCCTGGCCAATAGGTGGGGCTACGCCCCCTCAAGGACATCAAGATGTTATGACACTGCCTTCAAAAGATCCACGGTATCCTCTCCCGGACCCTGAGTTCTTTAGAGCTCACTGCCAAGTGTCGGCGATTCTTGAAGCAAGTGGGATCGGATACCGGATTGATACGGAGCTGGGAGCTGTTGAGGAGGACCCTGGAAACTTAGATCCCGATGGCTCAACTGATGTTGGGTCCATCTTACG containing:
- a CDS encoding Putative HNH nuclease, with product MTPMDSDLTAGVADYLRIFCTTLYGGTFDLDSSMQRYLSTFLSFPCPSASPLRQETSFHSALTHPDRLLELIEASNEIVESYKPSSTDHKTANILQLFLKFLSKHGQLELMLDIETIGRDDAKLQLLAKHLVDAILKPMKLAGGVKSDASATSSPVPTIADAIADSSTQLRPLNGHSLETVKAHCLQRDGFRCTYSHIFDRRSAFDKKVVPPADAFVQGTHLTHILPLGLGKFNNADGRQKKASDVLWFALYRYFPGLKGKIGPETLNQYQNLITFAIGVHATFDGYFIAFDPLPQQMHRYEIKWFTPWPIGGATPPQGHQDVMTLPSKDPRYPLPDPEFFRAHCQVSAILEASGIGYRIDTELGAVEEDPGNLDPDGSTDVGSILRQRMLMDV